Proteins from a genomic interval of Acinonyx jubatus isolate Ajub_Pintada_27869175 chromosome B4, VMU_Ajub_asm_v1.0, whole genome shotgun sequence:
- the LOC106982797 gene encoding olfactory receptor 9K2-like, producing MGDRGTNNHSEVTDFILVGFRVSSELHILLFLIFLLVYAMILLGNVGMMTIIMTDPQLNTPMYFFLGNLSFIDLFYSSVIAPKAMINFWSESKSISFAGCVTQLFLFALFIVAEGFLLAAMAYDRFIAICNPLLYSSQMSTHLCIQLVAGSYICGCISSILQTSMVFTLSFCGSRSIDHFYCDTRPLERISCSDFFIYRMISFFLSSIIILPTIIVIIISYLYIVSTVLKIRSSEGRKKAFSTCSSHLGVVSVLYGAVFFMYLTPDRFPELSKVASLCYTLVTPMLNPLIYSLRNKDVKEALRKILGKKILLLNSILTVT from the coding sequence ATGGGTGACAGGGGAACAAACAATCACTCGGAAGTGACTGACTTCATCCTGGTAGGCTTCAGGGTCAGCTCCGAGCTCCACATTCTCCTCTTCCTGATCTTTCTGCTTGTGTATGCCATGATCCTCCTAGGGAATGTTGGGATGATGACCATTATTATGACTGATCCCCAGCTGAACACacccatgtatttcttcctagGCAACCTGTccttcattgatctcttctattcATCTGTTATTGCACCCAAGGCCATGATCAACTTCTGGTCTGAGAGCAAGTCCATCTCCTTTGCAGGCTGTGTGACCcagctctttctctttgccctcttCATCGTGGCGGAGGGATTTCTCCTGGCAGCTATGGCCTATGACCGCTTCATTGCCATCTGCAACCCACTCCTCTACTCTTCCCAGATGTCAACACATCTTTGCATTCAGTTGGTGGCTGGTTCTTATATCTGTGGCTGCATTAGCTCGATTCTTCAGACAAGCATGGTATTTACTCTGTCCTTTTGTGGCTCTCGGTCCATTGACCACTTTTACTGTGACACTCGCCCACTTGAGAGGATATCTTGTTCTGACTTCTTCATCTATAggatgatttcctttttcttatcgAGCATCATCATCTTGCCTACCatcatagttattattatttcttacttgTATATTGTGTCCACAGTTCTCAAGATACGCTCCTCTGAGGGACGTAAGAAAGCATTCTCCACTTGCAGCTCACACCTGGGAGTCGTGAGTGTGCTGTACGGTGCTGTGTTTTTTATGTATCTCACTCCTGACAGATTTCCTGAGCTGAGTAAAGTGGCCTCGTTGTGTTACACCCTAGTCACGCCCATGCTGAATCCTTTGATTTACTCTCTGAGAAACAAAGATGTCAAAGAAGCTCTGAGAaagattctggggaaaaaaatacttttacttaATTCTATCTTAACAGTGACATAA